A DNA window from Candidatus Bodocaedibacter vickermanii contains the following coding sequences:
- the atpA gene encoding F0F1 ATP synthase subunit alpha yields the protein MSLNPTEIIDVLKQKIASHHTPLELNETGQVVSVRDGVALVWGLHKVTANEIVEFEGGLKGLAQNLEEDHVGVVILGDDRTIKEGCTVKRLHSVLEVPVGNKLLGRVVNALGHPLDEKGSIEAFEYLPVERAAPGIMDRESVSTPLQTGIKMIDALIPIGRGQRELIIGDRQIGKTAIILDTIINQAKINKTLKDDKDKVYSVYVAIGQKQSYIAQIVKRLEEEDAMQYTIVVIASASDPAPLQTIAPYSGCTMGEYFRDNGMHALVIYDDLSKQAVAYRQMSLLLRRPPGREAYPGDIFYLHSRLLERAAQLSPEKGGGSLTALPIIETQAGDLSAYIPTNVISITDGQIFLENELFYKGVRPAINLGLSVSRVGSAAQTKAMKKVAGSIKLELAQFREIESFSQFASDLDPTTQRQLKKGFLLTEALKQGQYVPLSLARQVVLIYAATRGYIDELEIAHISSYEEELYTALFDRHNKLALTIESGLLPEKEESELKAFLEHFTKDFIERQSAQ from the coding sequence ATGAGCTTAAACCCAACCGAAATTATTGATGTTTTAAAGCAAAAAATTGCATCACATCATACACCTTTAGAACTCAACGAAACAGGGCAAGTTGTCTCTGTCCGCGATGGAGTTGCTTTGGTATGGGGATTACATAAAGTAACCGCCAATGAAATTGTCGAATTTGAGGGCGGGCTAAAAGGACTTGCTCAAAACTTAGAAGAAGACCACGTTGGTGTTGTAATTTTAGGCGACGATCGAACTATTAAAGAAGGTTGCACAGTTAAACGTTTGCATAGTGTATTAGAGGTTCCCGTTGGCAATAAGCTCCTTGGCAGAGTCGTCAACGCATTAGGCCATCCATTAGATGAAAAGGGGTCTATTGAAGCTTTTGAATATTTACCTGTAGAGCGTGCTGCACCTGGCATTATGGATCGTGAATCTGTATCGACCCCGTTACAAACGGGCATTAAAATGATTGATGCGTTAATCCCTATCGGACGCGGGCAACGTGAATTAATCATTGGTGATCGCCAAATCGGAAAAACAGCGATTATTTTGGATACGATTATCAATCAAGCAAAAATCAATAAAACCTTAAAAGATGACAAAGATAAAGTCTATTCTGTATATGTAGCAATTGGGCAAAAACAATCATATATTGCTCAAATCGTAAAACGGTTAGAGGAAGAAGACGCAATGCAATACACTATTGTTGTCATTGCATCCGCCTCTGACCCCGCACCGCTACAAACCATTGCACCATATTCAGGGTGCACAATGGGCGAATATTTCCGCGACAATGGTATGCATGCACTTGTCATTTATGATGATCTATCAAAGCAAGCCGTTGCATATCGACAGATGTCGTTATTATTACGTCGCCCTCCTGGACGCGAAGCCTACCCAGGCGATATCTTTTATCTGCACTCAAGATTACTGGAACGTGCGGCTCAACTTTCCCCTGAAAAAGGTGGTGGGTCATTGACGGCATTACCGATCATTGAAACCCAAGCGGGTGACTTATCGGCATACATTCCAACCAACGTAATTTCTATTACGGATGGACAAATCTTTTTAGAAAATGAATTGTTTTATAAAGGTGTTCGCCCTGCAATTAACTTAGGACTTTCAGTCAGTCGTGTTGGATCAGCCGCTCAAACAAAAGCTATGAAAAAAGTTGCAGGCAGCATTAAACTTGAACTGGCGCAGTTTCGTGAAATTGAATCATTTTCACAGTTCGCATCCGATTTAGATCCGACGACTCAACGTCAATTGAAAAAAGGATTCTTATTAACTGAAGCCTTAAAACAAGGTCAGTATGTTCCATTAAGCCTTGCACGACAAGTGGTGCTTATTTATGCAGCAACCCGTGGCTATATTGATGAATTAGAAATCGCGCACATTTCATCTTACGAAGAAGAATTGTATACAGCGCTGTTTGACCGCCACAATAAATTAGCGTTAACAATCGAAAGTGGTTTGTTGCCTGAAAAAGAAGAATCAGAATTAAAAGCATTTTTGGAACACTTTACAAAAGACTTTATTGAAAGGCAGTCAGCACAATAA
- the atpH gene encoding ATP synthase F1 subunit delta codes for MFLHKDFMPYVVALYRQAVEEDVLKHITAAAKAIAKALLESPDLLSFLKISFIPFEEKITILETLTPSKTPPLFLGFLTLLGQNRKLSSLEPILNKFIEYANHKSGVKHIRITSAFALDTATKKALQAALESQTKQSVELSITIDPTLIGGIIIHYNHHELDLSLKNAIFSLKSTLKELYS; via the coding sequence ATGTTTTTGCATAAAGACTTTATGCCATATGTTGTCGCTCTCTATCGTCAAGCTGTTGAGGAAGATGTATTAAAACACATCACTGCAGCTGCAAAAGCTATTGCTAAAGCGCTTTTAGAGTCTCCAGATCTTTTATCGTTTTTAAAAATATCGTTTATTCCATTTGAAGAGAAAATAACGATTCTAGAAACACTTACTCCTTCTAAAACTCCGCCTTTATTTCTAGGGTTTTTAACCTTGTTGGGACAGAACCGAAAACTCAGTTCACTGGAACCTATTCTTAATAAGTTTATAGAATATGCAAATCATAAATCTGGTGTGAAACATATTCGAATCACATCGGCGTTTGCACTGGACACAGCAACAAAGAAAGCGTTGCAAGCGGCATTAGAATCACAAACAAAACAATCTGTAGAATTGTCTATTACCATTGACCCAACGTTAATTGGTGGGATTATTATTCACTATAATCATCACGAACTTGATCTATCACTTAAAAATGCGATATTCTCGCTTAAATCGACGCTAAAGGAACTATACTCATGA